The following coding sequences are from one Geothrix sp. window:
- the fliN gene encoding flagellar motor switch protein FliN: protein MDARDTEFFQKVGSAFAESMASVFSMLTGREFQIKSAPGELLETPAVAALHEGTGILVKANYQKGLNGTLFFTLPLKEGTMLVDLMLGGEGAAAEELVGDSKDALAETFNQVLGSANQTLSDLAGETFAIANVEILAIQPEAAAFAEQLGQGGFQDLSLPTTQDSLSTTIHLLFPDLLLQQLKRKLGLVEAPPAPEPSPASVAATLAAPPRQAPVASGPAPDSGNLDLLLDIQLPVVVRMGQTEMQMGELLKLTPGSILELNRSADAPVELLVNGKLIAKGEVVVVDGNFAFRITEIDTRAARIRSLA from the coding sequence ATGGATGCCCGAGACACTGAATTCTTCCAGAAAGTCGGCAGCGCCTTCGCCGAGAGCATGGCCTCCGTGTTCTCCATGCTCACGGGACGCGAATTCCAGATCAAGTCGGCGCCGGGCGAGCTGCTGGAGACCCCCGCAGTCGCCGCCCTGCACGAGGGCACCGGCATCCTCGTCAAGGCCAACTACCAGAAGGGGCTGAACGGCACGCTCTTCTTCACCCTCCCCCTCAAGGAGGGCACCATGCTGGTGGACCTCATGCTGGGTGGCGAGGGCGCGGCCGCCGAGGAGCTGGTCGGCGACTCCAAGGACGCCCTGGCCGAGACCTTCAACCAGGTGCTGGGCAGCGCCAACCAGACCCTCTCGGACCTGGCCGGGGAGACCTTCGCCATCGCCAATGTGGAGATCCTGGCCATCCAGCCGGAGGCCGCGGCCTTCGCCGAGCAGCTGGGCCAGGGCGGCTTCCAGGACCTCTCCCTGCCGACGACCCAGGACTCGCTGAGCACGACCATCCATCTGCTCTTCCCCGATCTGCTGCTCCAGCAGCTGAAGCGGAAGCTCGGCCTCGTGGAGGCCCCACCGGCACCCGAGCCCTCCCCGGCCTCCGTGGCCGCCACCCTGGCCGCCCCGCCCCGGCAGGCCCCCGTGGCCTCGGGACCTGCCCCCGATTCCGGCAACCTGGACCTGCTCCTGGACATCCAGCTTCCCGTGGTGGTCCGCATGGGCCAGACCGAGATGCAGATGGGCGAGCTGCTCAAGCTCACGCCGGGTTCCATCCTCGAGCTCAACCGCAGCGCCGATGCGCCGGTGGAGCTGCTTGTAAACGGCAAGCTCATCGCCAAGGGCGAGGTGGTGGTCGTGGATGGCAACTTCGCCTTCCGCATCACCGAGATCGACACCCGGGCCGCGAGGATCCGCAGCCTGGCCTAA